The following proteins come from a genomic window of Sphingobium cloacae:
- the mutM gene encoding bifunctional DNA-formamidopyrimidine glycosylase/DNA-(apurinic or apyrimidinic site) lyase: MPELPEVETTVAGLRSVLEGATLARVEPRRADLRFPIPVDLRQRLTGAIVTSLSRRAKYGLIGTDRGDTLIFHLGMSGRWRIDPAAIGAHDHLLIETGAGRLLALNDPRRFGSLDLVRSEAWEAHAPFTRMGPEPLGPDFTPATLARALEGKATSIKAALLDQRIVAGLGNIYVCEALNMAGIAPTRAAGKIARPRLALLVESIRAVLSAAIVAGGSTLRDYARPDGELGYFSKQWRVYGREGQPCPCGGTVRRRVDGGRSTFHCPKCQK; the protein is encoded by the coding sequence ATGCCTGAACTTCCCGAAGTCGAAACCACCGTCGCCGGTCTGCGCTCAGTCCTCGAAGGCGCGACCCTCGCGCGAGTCGAGCCGCGCCGCGCCGACCTGCGCTTCCCCATTCCCGTAGACCTGCGCCAAAGGCTGACGGGCGCGATCGTTACCAGCCTGTCGCGCCGCGCCAAATATGGCCTGATCGGCACCGACCGGGGCGACACGCTCATCTTCCATCTCGGCATGTCGGGCCGCTGGCGGATCGACCCGGCGGCGATCGGCGCGCACGACCATCTGCTGATCGAAACGGGGGCGGGGCGGCTGCTTGCGCTCAACGATCCGCGCCGCTTCGGCTCGCTCGACCTGGTACGCAGCGAGGCGTGGGAAGCCCATGCCCCCTTCACCCGCATGGGGCCGGAGCCGCTGGGACCGGACTTCACGCCCGCCACTCTGGCGCGCGCGCTGGAGGGGAAGGCGACCTCGATCAAGGCCGCGCTGCTCGACCAGAGGATCGTCGCGGGCCTCGGCAACATCTATGTGTGCGAGGCGCTGAACATGGCGGGCATCGCGCCCACTCGCGCGGCGGGGAAGATCGCGCGGCCCCGCCTCGCCCTGCTGGTCGAATCGATTCGCGCGGTTCTCTCCGCCGCCATCGTCGCGGGCGGCTCCACGCTGCGCGACTATGCGCGGCCCGATGGCGAGCTGGGCTATTTCTCGAAGCAATGGCGCGTCTATGGCCGGGAAGGGCAGCCATGCCCCTGCGGCGGCACCGTCCGGCGGCGCGTGGACGGCGGGCGATCGACCTTCCACTGCCCGAAATGCCAGAAATAG
- the rpsT gene encoding 30S ribosomal protein S20, whose translation MANTPQAKKRIRRNARRAEINGARISRIRTLVKKVEAAITAGDKTAAATALQSVQPELARGVARGVLHKNTAARKFGRLTKAVSALA comes from the coding sequence ATGGCCAATACGCCGCAAGCCAAGAAGCGCATCCGCCGCAACGCGCGCCGCGCCGAAATCAATGGCGCCCGCATCAGCCGGATCCGCACCCTGGTGAAGAAGGTGGAAGCCGCCATCACCGCCGGTGACAAGACCGCCGCCGCGACCGCGCTCCAGAGCGTCCAGCCCGAGCTCGCCCGTGGCGTTGCCCGCGGCGTGCTGCACAAGAACACCGCCGCGCGCAAGTTCGGCCGCCTGACCAAGGCTGTCAGCGCGCTCGCCTGA